From a region of the Rhodococcus sp. 4CII genome:
- a CDS encoding enoyl-CoA hydratase/isomerase family protein — protein sequence MTDNRSPLVVTQHGPTRILTLNRPHRRNALNDTLVEALGGALSDAETDRDTRAVVLRGAGKSFCAGADLQYFLHLHARGQTPLGFLRKVSALATRLEASRLPVVAAIHGHAVAGGLELALACDVVIATPTARIGDGHVRNNLLPAGGASVRLPRKVGDSMARWLALTGALLPATELSHTGWLHAVVDHEHLHTTALAAATELAEHAGPAQHAYKTLLADLTGLDEKRGLAHELDAFDAHWQTSDVPAALNDFLHGRTTTTNSHPAPTGTR from the coding sequence ATGACCGACAACCGCTCACCACTGGTCGTGACACAGCACGGCCCCACCCGCATCCTCACCCTCAACCGCCCCCACCGGCGAAACGCCCTGAACGACACCCTGGTCGAGGCACTGGGCGGCGCGCTATCCGACGCCGAGACCGACCGTGACACCCGAGCCGTCGTCCTGCGTGGCGCCGGCAAGAGCTTCTGCGCCGGCGCCGACCTCCAGTACTTCCTGCACCTGCACGCCCGCGGCCAGACCCCACTCGGCTTCCTGCGCAAGGTTTCGGCCCTCGCCACCCGACTCGAGGCCAGCCGGTTGCCTGTTGTCGCAGCGATCCACGGGCACGCCGTCGCCGGCGGACTCGAACTCGCCCTCGCCTGCGACGTCGTCATCGCCACCCCCACCGCACGCATCGGGGACGGCCACGTCCGGAACAACCTCCTCCCCGCCGGCGGCGCCAGCGTGCGCCTGCCCCGCAAGGTCGGCGACTCCATGGCCCGCTGGCTCGCCCTGACCGGCGCCTTGCTTCCGGCGACCGAACTTTCGCACACCGGATGGCTACACGCGGTCGTCGACCACGAACACCTGCACACCACCGCCCTGGCCGCCGCCACCGAACTCGCCGAGCACGCCGGCCCCGCCCAACACGCCTACAAAACGCTGCTCGCCGACCTCACCGGCCTCGACGAAAAACGTGGCCTCGCTCACGAACTCGACGCCTTCGATGCCCACTGGCAGACCAGCGACGTCCCCGCCGCCCTGAACGACTTCCTCCACGGCAGGACCACCACCACCAACTCCCACCCCGCCCCGACAGGAACACGATGA
- a CDS encoding SDR family NAD(P)-dependent oxidoreductase, with protein sequence MNRYTDQIVLVTGAGQGLGAAMAHRFAAEGATVAIAEINEAAGQALAAELTDRYGHPATSHPVDVASAPQVQDWIDTIADTHGRIDVLVNNAGIIRDNRIEKMSIDDWHAVLEVSLTGSFLCTQAVLPHMRARAYGRIVSFSSMSWRGNFGQANYVAAKAGIVGLTRTIALESARDGITANAIAPGLIETPMLASMNGPARDKLVSKVPQKRTGDPTDIAEAAAYLCSPAAGYVSGIVLDVDGGLGIGSSIR encoded by the coding sequence ATGAACCGCTACACCGACCAGATCGTCCTCGTCACCGGCGCCGGCCAAGGCCTCGGCGCCGCCATGGCCCACCGCTTCGCCGCCGAAGGCGCCACCGTCGCCATCGCCGAAATCAACGAAGCCGCAGGACAAGCACTTGCCGCCGAGCTGACCGACCGCTACGGACACCCGGCCACCAGCCACCCCGTCGACGTCGCCTCCGCCCCCCAGGTCCAGGACTGGATCGACACGATCGCCGACACCCACGGCCGCATCGATGTCCTGGTCAACAACGCCGGCATCATCCGCGACAACCGCATCGAAAAGATGAGCATCGACGACTGGCACGCTGTGCTCGAGGTGTCCCTGACCGGATCGTTCCTGTGCACCCAAGCCGTCCTACCGCACATGCGCGCCCGCGCCTACGGCCGAATCGTGTCGTTCAGCTCCATGAGCTGGCGCGGGAACTTCGGTCAAGCCAATTACGTCGCAGCCAAGGCCGGCATCGTTGGGCTCACCCGCACCATCGCCCTCGAATCCGCCCGCGACGGCATCACCGCCAACGCCATCGCCCCCGGACTCATCGAAACCCCCATGCTCGCCTCCATGAACGGACCCGCCCGCGACAAACTCGTCTCCAAAGTCCCCCAAAAACGGACCGGTGACCCCACCGACATCGCCGAAGCCGCCGCCTACCTCTGCTCCCCCGCCGCCGGCTACGTCAGCGGCATCGTCCTCGACGTCGACGGCGGCCTCGGCATCGGATCCTCCATCCGGTAG